The following coding sequences are from one Haliotis asinina isolate JCU_RB_2024 chromosome 3, JCU_Hal_asi_v2, whole genome shotgun sequence window:
- the LOC137277923 gene encoding uncharacterized protein, protein MKCTTLLALVAISCFLTQAEGASVPEVLKKQKTAREVQDELQDQILQLIDAVKTAEGDVERPDSRRDIEWPWETPCAPVMANCSFSGPYCCEGMSCFRRGIQWSGECRIVIEEGTVPPFLGTD, encoded by the exons ATGAAATGTACCACTCTACTGGCACTTGTTGCGATCAGCTGTTTCTTGACAC AGGCAGAAGGAGCCAGTGTCCCTGAGGTTCTGAAGAAGCAGAAGACCGCACGAGAAGTTCAGGACGAACTACAAGATCAGATCCTTCAGCTTATTGATGC GGTTAAGACTGCTGAAGGAGACGTAGAACGCCCAGACAGCCGGCGGGACATAGAATGGCCCTGGGAGACTCCATGTGCTCCGGTAATGGCAAATTGCAGCTTCTCGGGCCCCTACTGCTGTGAGGGCATGTCCTGCTTCAGACGCGGTATACAATGGAGTGGCGAGTGCAGGATAGTCATCGAGGAGGGAACCGTCCCGCCATTTCTGGGCACAGACTGA
- the LOC137277911 gene encoding uncharacterized protein, which produces MGRLALAAVCVLGLACIANTAAPRAGNLSPLLPFQFLKRSLSESERQARETNDRLQEEIQNVVEKISAAARSESDLSRRENVAFGMGGTCGGFNESCSYVRTFCCDPFECTREKWYHPTGVCKNPQ; this is translated from the exons ATGGGGCGTTTGGCGCTAGCAGCAGTGTGTGTCCTTGGACTGGCGTGCATCGCGAATACAGCAGCAC CCAGAGCCGGAAATCTATCGCCTTTACTCCCTTTCCAGTTTTTGAAACGCTCCCTGAGTGAGAGTGAGCGACAAGCACGGGAAACCAATGACAGACTCCAGGAAGAGATTCAAAATGTCGTTGAAAA GATCTCCGCTGCCGCCAGGTCAGAGTCCGACTTGAGCCGCCGTGAAAATGTTGCCTTTGGGATGGGCGGCACTTGTGGTGGATTCAACGAATCGTGCAGCTACGTGAGGACCTTCTGTTGTGACCCGTTTGAGTGCACTCGCGAGAAATGGTACCATCCAACTGGTGTGTGTAAGAACCCACAATGA